Genomic segment of Triticum aestivum cultivar Chinese Spring chromosome 6A, IWGSC CS RefSeq v2.1, whole genome shotgun sequence:
CACCTCAAGCTTGCACTTATCTGTAGCATTTAATGCTCTATTGAGTCAGCTAGGCACGTGTTATGTAAAAGTACAAGCAGCTGTAAAATCTAGGGACACCGAGGCTGTTGATATTTTTGAGTTACAGTGATCCAGCTCCATCCCCTACACCCTACCatgcctataaatagaggagcaAGAGCACGCTGTAGTACTCATCCCAGCATACAAAACAAGTTCACTAGCTAGCTTTGCATGGAGTAGAATCACTGATCGGCAAGAGCCCTCGGAGGAAGCAGCGAGTCAGCGACTCAGACAAGCATGCGTTCCATCTAGCCTTTCTAGCTGTCCTATTCCTTGTTTTGTCTCACTGTTCATGCCATGCTCTATAGCCAGTAGTACTTCTGAAGCTCTATAATGTGCACTGTTCGTGTGATTTGATCCCTGTACATCTCTTGAAGCTAGCATGCATACCACAGTGCTACTTTTTGGTTTATGATCACGGTCGAGAAATCCTTGGTATATGCATGTGAGCACATAGATTAATGGCTCATGCATGGATGGTTGTTTCTGTGGAAAGCCTAGAGATATTTATCTTGGTCTTGCATGTATTTCCTTTTGCTAATCCTTGTCTAGTAAATTTTATAAAAATCTGGTGTCACGACGGCAAATGTATTGTACCGGTCACAGTTCAGGTATGGGACTGTCTGAGTTCTCTGCTAAGAACGACACTCGTTCGGAAGCGTGTCGATGATGCATCCGTAGGAGCGATCGACACTAGTAAGTCGAGTGGTTGGTTCTTGGGGGAATATAGAGCTCTGCTCTACTAGCGCCTGTGTGGTTCTAGTCGAGACTGTCGACGTCGGAGTACCCCTCTTAAGAGCGTAAAAGTGTGAAATTTCACCCCTGTGACTCCCGGGTTGGGAAGCTTGTAGTCATATGTGATGCcagttatttcctttctttttttaaaTTAAATCCATTATCTTTCTCTGCCATCAAACTCTTTCTATACAACTAACCCCTTTGTTTTTGTCACTTTTGCCGTGAGAGGTTCCGTTTTTACCCGTGTGCTTGCTGAGTATGAGATCATACTCATTCTTGCTATTGTTGTTGATTTTGCAGAAGTAGCAAATGATGGATGTGCTGATGAGAATGATGAACAGTAGGAGTAGCTCTACGGGTTGGGAATAAATAAAGAAGTTGCATGTATCATGACCTTTGTAATAGCTAGTAATGAATAAAGTTGGCTCTTGTGCATATTGGAATTTTTTTTGTTTACTAGCCTAACTTGCCTATAAACTTGAGATTTATAAGCATGTGGCGATTGTCACAGCTAAGACCCACTTGAGGCGTGACAATATCCATGATTGATCTTGTTTAAAAGATCTCCTTTTCAGGACCCCAAATATGCAAACAAACCAGAAATAAAAAATTTCATTCAAAAGCTACATGGTTTTAAAATTTCAGGCTCTGACTTAAAATGCATGAGTAAATATGAGAAGGGGAAGAATCAGATAAGGTCATAGGGTGGAGTAACTACAAGTTATAGCCTCATAGATAGTACGGTGGGACACTAGCATGCACGGGACATCCCGTGCATGGTAGAAAAACCATTCTCGAGAGCTCTCTGCGTGTTCAATCCGCGCGCACTCCATAGTCCATACCCAGCCCAATCACCAGTGACGGATGCCTCCGGCGAGACCGCCGAGAAGCGCTCCGGCCCGGCGGACGACTCCGTCGGCGAGGCCGCCCACACGCTTTCTGGCAAGAAGCGCTCCCGCCCGGCGGACGACTCCGTCGGCGAGGCCGCCCACAAGCTTTCCAGCCCGCCGGAGCATCCGCGCGTGACGCGGCTTCGTCATCGGCGCCTCATCGCGTTCCTCTGGGACCAAGGCTTCCGCGACTCCTACAACGAGTACGGTACGCGCGCCTCTGTTCAAACTTGAAATTTCCTTCCTTCTAATCTAAGCGCAATGAAAAGCAGTTCAAAATTCAAATCAAGAACATATCAATGGCTCCCCAGCTAGCTTCTTTCCTAACGCTCGCTTGGCTCCATCCAATTCAGGTTGACGAACAAGACGCGCGCGCACATGAGCATGCGGCACCTGGGCGGCCTGGTCCAGCGGGGCCTGTGGCTGGACGCCGTCGAATACCTGGACAGGTACCTGCCGCCGCCCGCCAGTCCCATGAGCTTCCGCGCCCAGGTCCTCCGTCAATTCCTCCTGATGCACCACCGCTTCGCCAGCGCCGTCGACGGCATCGTTGCCAAGGCCGTGCCCAGGAACTACCTCCAACTTGACAACGGCAGGGCCATCAGCCACGCCGATCTGAGGCTCCGCTCCATCTCCTTGTCCACACTCGCCGTCGACGAAGTCAGGTACTACGTACGTACCATGTAATTTCTGCATCCGCGCGCGGCCAAGATAGATTAGATTAACACCTCTGCCTTTCCATTCCATTACAAAAGAAGATAGATTAATTCATTCGTGCGGACTCACTCATAAACGTAAGTACGAACGGGACGCAGGGCCAACATGGACTGGGAGACAGTGCGGCGCAAGGCATCGCTTGCCGTCTCCAGGTTGGCTGGTTCTACTCCAGAGCTGCGAGGCTGCATCGCGCTGCCGGCCACCAGCAACAAGCTGCACCACGTATGTTCAACGAGACTGCAATTAGGGGCGGGAAAAGGGTTGTCAGCCAGTTGTATGTTCACATTTGAAAACAAaatcatattttttttcatttacATTTAAAAAAATCACGAATATTTTCTTAAAATTATGAACTTTTTTAAAGGTCATGTTTTTTTCCCAAATTCCTGTTTTATTGTTTTTaaaaaattaatgaactttttccaaatttgtcaACATTTTTTCACGAACATATTTTTGTATTCGATGACTTCTAAATTCGTGAAAACATTCAAATTTCCCACTCCTTTCTAATCCACGGACTTTTAAAATTTGCAAATAATTTTTTATTTCACCAAATAGTTtatagaaaaaacagaaaaaaaagccACAACATTTCTCGCGAGCTCTACATCGAGATGCCTCATACTTTCGCCAAGGAGATCCACTGTTTTACCAAATTATTCGTGCGTTCATTCATCAAGCCACGTGCAATGGTTCAAACATGTCAAACTACAAGCTGTAGCCCGAAGCCCAGATCCACCCGTGAACAACTTGTTTTTCTGTCTATCTttttttttttcctgttttgtgcAACAACAATAGAGCCCACCCAATAACAAAAACAACCAAGACTAAAAAGCCTAGACCCAACTTAGACAAAGCCTTATTTATCTACTGATGTACGATGATGTTATAAGTAGATGTGAGgtattatctcacatctagatgtgacatagtgtTATAACAACGGCGATAGTCTAAAACCGCTAAATTGTACAAAGACGACGTTGTTTAGTGAGACCCTGCTAAATGCAGTATAGTCCGCTATTCAAAAACATTGGTATATTACAGAGTATCCCTCTCACCCTGTTTCACTTTACTGCATGAGAGAGCATTTTACATTCTCCGATTTTCACATTTGTATTTACATGTATACCTTGTACAGTATATATCAGACCTTCTACATGCTTCTTTGGTACACTCAATTAGTCTGGCTAATTGAACAACATCGGGCTATCCATTTACCACCGGTCAATTGTTTTATAGTCTCTTCTCTTGCCGTCCACATCATCTCTTCAGCCTGAAAAACTTTGTCATTCTGCCAAAAACACCAGTCTCCTCCTCCCTTGTTAACACGGATGGCTCCTCCACGGGATCCTTGAAGGCGGCCTTGTCGCTGAGCTCCTCGACGGCGTTGACGAGGTTCCCGAGCCGCGCCACGAACTCGATGAGGAGCGACGCGAAGGTGCCCAGAGACAGCGCGCTCGCGCTCTCGTACGTCCTCGCCTCCGCGGCGTCGACCGGCTGGCCCGGGTGGAACGGCGGCACCCGGTGGTGCCAGGACCCCTGGGGCTTGAGCGCCAGGCCGTCCGCCAGCGACATGGCCGCCCACGACGCCGCCGAGTCGAACCGGGCGAGCGACGTGCTCGACTCCGACTTGTGCACGTTGCCGAGGGCCGCGGCCCGGGCGACGGTCGTGGTGGACTCCGACTTGTGCAGTGGAGGGATGCTGACGCTGGTGGTCCGGGCGAGGGTCGTGTTCGACTCCGACTTGTGCAGTGGAGGGATGCTGACGCCGGCGGCCCGGGCGAGGGTCGTGTTCGACTCCGACTTATGCAGTGGAGGGACGCTGACGCTGGCGGTCCGGGCGAGGGTCGTGCTCGACTCCGACTTGTGCAGTGGAGGGATGCTGACGCTGGCGGCCCGGGCGAGGGTCGTGTTCGACTCCGACTTGTGCAGTGGAGGGACGTTGACGCCGGCGGCCCGGGCGACAGTCGTGTTCGACTCCGACTTGTGCATTGGAGGGATGTTGATGACGACGGcctgctccggcggcggcggtggcgcctcATTTTCCCTGGAGGCTCCGGCTCCTGCCTCGTGCCGGCTGcaggtggtggtggaggcggcggtgtCCTCCCTCTCCCCCCAACGATCCGTGTTGACGAGGAGGTAGGACCGCTGGTCGATCTTCTTCTGCAACTCCTCAGCGGCGTGGAGGACCTCGGAGAGGATGTTGGGCGAGCTCAGCCTGGTCATGGTCTTCACCCGGTGCCCGAGCTCCCGCAGCACCTTGGCCGCCTCATCGCCCACCCTGTGGAGCTCGGCGCTGAACACCTGCCTGTTCTCCGGCGCCGACTGGATCTCCGACAGTATGCACCCGTGCAGCGCCATGACGGCGAAGGAGCAGTGCCTCAGCGCGCCGCCAACCTTGGTGTAGCTCTGCCAGGGGTACTTCATCATCTTGTATGGTCCGTGCGGTGGCTCCCATATGGCAAACCCCAGCTGCCAACACAGTATCACAAGTCACAACCATGTTAGAAACACGCACCAAAAACCTAGATTGAATGAAGCTTGAGCAAGAAGAAGACAGACCAGTGCTTCCTCTTGTGTCTGTGCCTCGACAGCCGCCCTGTACCCACTGTACAGAGGATCATCGGAAGCTTGGTACGTGAGAATCTTGGAAGGAACCCTTTGGTACTCCATGCATGTCAGGTATCCATCGACGCACCCTGCAACAACCAGCAACCAAAGCGGTTTTCGAGATCTTAGAAGCAGACCAGGTGGTGCAGAAGCAGTTGCCCACCAGCACCAGGTGGTCAATGCTCATACCTTCTAAGGATTCAGCGACTCTGGCGAAGTTCCTGGCCACCAGGTGGTGCAGGTCCTCTCCCGCCCAGATCGGGTATATGCCTATGTTCACCGCCAGGCTGACGGCGGCGCCGATGACGATGAGCAAGAACCTGCTCAGGGCCGTGCCGCCGACGAACTCCCCCGTGTTGTACCCGGACACCGTCACGTAGCAGAAGGTGAGCAGGAAGACGCGGAGCCCGTACTCGTACAGCTTCATCTTGGGGTGCACCTTTATCAAGGTTGTAGCGAATCCTGCAGGCAATCATATTATCATCAGTTATGAGAGATACGTTGGAACTTCACTAGTGGTAGGAGTACCAGTGCATGATGATTTGATACTCAAGCTTGTTTTGGTAGGGGGAAATATCAGGTGGTACTACCACACACATGCTCCCAGTTGAAGATGTCAAATTTAGATGTCCCATGTGTCTACAACCTTAAAAATTCAGAACCAAATTCGAAAAACACATGGAGAGATAAAAAGGACAAATCCAGTTGTGAATAGTGTGGTTTTGacactattcatccttttgtctgTATTTTATTGACACTATTCATGTTGGATTTCTGTTTCGAAAAAAATATTCATGTTGGATTTTTTgtccttttgtttttctttgtgtaTTTCAGTTTTGATCTAAATTTTTTAGGAGTTGTAGACACATGTGTTGTGAACATTCGCAAAAAAAAACCCGAGCATTTTGAAACAcgcaaatttgaaaatttcaaactgGGAGTATAGGAGCATTTGAGTGGTGGTATCAGCTGATATTCACCTGGGAGTACTCACCAACggcgaaggtggtgatgatgagaAACACTATGTCCTGGTCGCCCATGTGCCTAGCCGATTCAGCAACTGCTAGAGCAAGCCCGCCTGCCGTCAGAGTCCCCAATCCCCTGTTAAGGCCTTTGCTCAAGGTTGCACCTGTGtggagaagaaaataaataaatcaaccaCTGAATATGTGTACATTGTAACGATGAGCACCAGGTAAATATGATCATAGCACATTTCTTTCTTGCCGTTTCATACTGCCTAAAAAAGAAGTTTCTTACTAGCGCTGGATGGCGAGTACCAGGTGGGTACGCGACCGCGTGATGCCATCGAAGATGCAAATGCTACGATGGTTCGAAACATCACCATTACCCTTTTAACATTGCTGACATTGGAAAATAATGGTATTGGCTAGGGGTAAGTCGACTGAAAATTCTATTTGGGTCCGTCGATCTGTTTCAGCCGTTTGATGCAAAACAAATGGTTCAgattgcttcttcaacctccagttcccaccttcttcttcttccccaacatccCAACCACTGAACGTACCACCAGCCGGACCGCTAGCCACCACCGTCTGCAGCCGGCAGTGCTCCCGCACCAACCTTGCCGCCCCACCTTCCCCTAAACCTCCTCCCACGGCCATGCTACCGCCACCCACAACCATCCCTGTAACTCCGACGATGACTAGTTTTTTCTGGCGAACCCGCATCACCCTTAACACCCTTAAGATAGATATAATGGGGTAGCCTGCCATCTTAAAATAGATAGTAGGGTTGTCTACCACCCTAAGATAGACCCAGGGGCTTCTGCAGAGCCAACAACTGCTTCTTCCCTCCGAAATCGAGTGATCCCCAGAATGCGTTTTCAGGCGACTAAGCTAAACTGGAAAATAATACCCTAACTTCACCATCTTAGCGATCGCATTGCATTACCCTAGTACTATTTGCATGCTGGTGCATTGCTGATTTCTTTTGTGTCAAAAGTAAAGCTTTCTACTCCAAGAGAAAATATTGATCAACAAATAGACGAGGAGGCGGTGCATTAGGGCATAGCAAGACAATCGGACGTGTTTAGCTCAAGGGTCGCAGAAAAGAACCTTGATAGATTCATCGCGATCGGAAAGAGGAAAATAAAAGAAGAGACGCTGACCGATGCTGAACTcgaagacgacgacgacggtgaGGATGGCCCAGACGGAGTGGCTGACAATGTCGCTGGGCTCGCGGAGGAAGACGAGCAGCGTGATGAGCGCGAGCGCCGTGGCCACCTTGGCCGCGTACACGGGCTTCCTGGGGTCATTGCGCGAGAACGTCCACAGCTCCCTGCCGGCCGCGcacaccgcccccgccgcccgccgaaGGGGCCCATCGCCCCGCGCGTCGTAGTGGCCGTCGCTCCAGTAGGACGACAGCAGCGGCTCCGCGAGCCCCCGCTGGTCCAGCGCCGCGCGCAGCGTGCGCTGCTCCGGCGGCAGAAGCGGCTGCGTCGCcatcgtcggcgaggaggcggcgatcCGTCCTGGCCTCGGCGTGAGGACCCTCCTTGCGACAGCGGCGCGCGCGTACGTAGGACGCCGCGGGAGCCCGGGGCTCCGCCATGGTCGGAGCTATTTATTGCTTTTGTTGTACCGGGTTTCCTTCCTGACTTGTGTGGCTCGGCCGGAGTCCCGCCCTGGACTCTTGGTTGGGTTGGTTTTGCTCCCGCGTGCGCGCAACCGTATGGGTCTCGTCTCTCCGGTTGACTCGCTCGCCacccgtcccgtcccgtcccgtACCTAACCGGCTAACCGTATGCGTTGGGGCGTGGTGGTAAGCCTGTTCATTAAGGTCATGTACAATGTACAATGGTAGCATATAGATATATATGCCTCATTACAAAAAATAATTTGAAGCATATGTGTTGATTTTTTCTTCACAATGCAAGCTATTATTAGTGGACCTCATCAAAGAATAAAAAGTGACTCTTACTACACATGCATCCTTCCTCTTCATTTCAACTTTTTTAACTTTATGCACTGGACTACACTTTTTGTTTCTAAGCATCCGTCTCCTGAAGAGGATCCCGCTTCCTCATCCGAACCTACTTTTTCTGTTATCCGATCCTACATGACATGTGAGGCATCACCCTGAGGCTATGCATTGGCCATGCCCCAACCCGACCCGGAGGCCCGAACCTGAAACCCGACATTCGGGCCGGGCTTGAGCTCCAATTTCTCGCCCGAAGCCTGGCCCAAAAGTCTGAAATAAGCCCGAAATGACGAGTGGGGtgtttcggtgcccaggctcatctgcacctggttagaaaaaaatcgtaaaaaatttatttttttttaaaaaaaatctaatttttgtgtgtgggagaaaatttgatgcgtgagacccgctccaaatttcaagtcatttcgacatctgagcagctctcagcaaaaaagacaaattgagtCAAAACAatacatgaacagtaaacatttttacagacctccaatttatcttttttgctgagagcttctCATATATCCAATTGAAATTTGGAGCGGGTCTCACGCAACAAATTGTctaccacacacacaaaaaagatttttttgaatttttctagtattagTTTTGAAATTGTTTTTGTCAGcacgggtgcagatgagctcgggtgcaAAGATGGATTTTCACGAAATGGCTATATATATTATGTCTATTCGA
This window contains:
- the LOC123130909 gene encoding aluminum-activated malate transporter 6-like; this encodes MATQPLLPPEQRTLRAALDQRGLAEPLLSSYWSDGHYDARGDGPLRRAAGAVCAAGRELWTFSRNDPRKPVYAAKVATALALITLLVFLREPSDIVSHSVWAILTVVVVFEFSIGATLSKGLNRGLGTLTAGGLALAVAESARHMGDQDIVFLIITTFAVGFATTLIKVHPKMKLYEYGLRVFLLTFCYVTVSGYNTGEFVGGTALSRFLLIVIGAAVSLAVNIGIYPIWAGEDLHHLVARNFARVAESLEGCVDGYLTCMEYQRVPSKILTYQASDDPLYSGYRAAVEAQTQEEALLGFAIWEPPHGPYKMMKYPWQSYTKVGGALRHCSFAVMALHGCILSEIQSAPENRQVFSAELHRVGDEAAKVLRELGHRVKTMTRLSSPNILSEVLHAAEELQKKIDQRSYLLVNTDRWGEREDTAASTTTCSRHEAGAGASRENEAPPPPPEQAVVINIPPMHKSESNTTVARAAGVNVPPLHKSESNTTLARAASVSIPPLHKSESSTTLARTASVSVPPLHKSESNTTLARAAGVSIPPLHKSESNTTLARTTSVSIPPLHKSESTTTVARAAALGNVHKSESSTSLARFDSAASWAAMSLADGLALKPQGSWHHRVPPFHPGQPVDAAEARTYESASALSLGTFASLLIEFVARLGNLVNAVEELSDKAAFKDPVEEPSVLTREEETGVFGRMTKFFRLKR
- the LOC123130908 gene encoding uncharacterized protein, whose protein sequence is MSMRHLGGLVQRGLWLDAVEYLDRYLPPPASPMSFRAQVLRQFLLMHHRFASAVDGIVAKAVPRNYLQLDNGRAISHADLRLRSISLSTLAVDEVRANMDWETVRRKASLAVSRLAGSTPELRGCIALPATSNKLHHVCSTRLQLGAGKGLSASCMFTFENKIIFFFIYI